A single Lysinibacter sp. HNR DNA region contains:
- the tig gene encoding trigger factor, protein MSTTTVEKINPTRIKLVVTVTAEELEPYLKKAYQTVSEQISIPGFRKGKVPAAVIDQRVGKPAVIEQAVNDSLDSFYRAAIESQDARPMGRPSADVTEWFEDMKNLSGTLTLAFEVEVRPEFTIPEFEGLELTVEDAELDQDAVQTELDELRSRFGTLVTVDRPATTGDFVQIDLVAKIDGKEVDTASGISYELGSGDLVEGIDEALESLTADETTTFESKLLGGEREGENAEITVTVTSVKERELPEANDDFAQIASEFDTIDELMKSLEERVNKQAVFTQGRQARDAFVDLLIEKAEIPVSAEIIEEEVHRHLESEGRLEDKEHRAEVTESSTKSLQTQLLLDAIVERENIQATQNELTQYIVSSAAQYGMEPGQFIQALEQQGQIPVIVAEVARNKALAIALGKAVVKDKSGNLVDLGEFTAVEENETAEDASSEVTEDAPAEAAEKKAPAKKAAAKKPAAKKPAAKKATTKKSKTEDSSQDTAE, encoded by the coding sequence GTGTCCACAACAACCGTAGAGAAGATCAACCCCACGCGGATCAAACTGGTGGTAACGGTTACAGCTGAAGAGCTTGAACCCTACCTCAAAAAAGCCTACCAAACCGTTTCTGAGCAGATCAGTATTCCGGGCTTCCGCAAGGGTAAAGTTCCCGCGGCGGTCATCGATCAGCGAGTGGGTAAGCCTGCCGTTATTGAGCAGGCGGTTAACGACTCTCTCGACTCCTTCTATCGTGCTGCTATTGAGAGTCAAGATGCTCGTCCCATGGGGCGCCCCAGTGCCGATGTCACTGAGTGGTTTGAAGATATGAAGAATCTCTCGGGTACGTTGACCCTGGCGTTTGAGGTTGAGGTTCGTCCAGAGTTTACGATTCCTGAGTTCGAGGGGCTTGAACTCACCGTTGAGGATGCTGAGCTTGACCAAGATGCCGTGCAAACCGAGCTGGATGAGCTCCGTTCTCGCTTCGGCACGCTTGTTACGGTTGATAGGCCTGCCACCACGGGTGATTTTGTCCAGATTGATCTGGTTGCAAAGATCGATGGTAAAGAGGTCGACACCGCGTCAGGTATCTCCTACGAGCTTGGCTCTGGGGACCTGGTGGAGGGTATTGATGAGGCGCTTGAGTCGCTTACCGCCGACGAAACCACCACGTTTGAGTCAAAACTGCTCGGCGGTGAACGCGAGGGTGAGAATGCTGAGATCACGGTAACCGTTACCAGTGTGAAAGAACGTGAGCTTCCTGAAGCAAACGACGACTTTGCACAGATCGCTAGTGAGTTCGATACTATCGACGAGCTTATGAAGAGCCTTGAAGAACGGGTTAACAAGCAGGCTGTCTTTACGCAAGGGCGTCAAGCACGGGACGCTTTTGTTGACCTTCTAATCGAGAAAGCAGAGATACCCGTCTCCGCGGAGATCATTGAGGAAGAAGTTCACCGCCACCTGGAGAGCGAGGGGCGTCTTGAAGACAAGGAGCACCGTGCAGAGGTAACGGAGTCCAGCACAAAATCACTGCAAACTCAACTACTGCTCGACGCAATTGTCGAACGCGAGAACATTCAGGCAACGCAGAATGAGCTCACACAGTACATCGTTTCGTCTGCTGCGCAATACGGTATGGAGCCGGGGCAGTTTATTCAGGCTCTTGAGCAGCAGGGACAGATCCCGGTTATTGTGGCTGAAGTCGCACGCAATAAGGCGCTGGCTATCGCCCTGGGCAAGGCTGTGGTTAAGGATAAGTCGGGCAATCTGGTTGACCTTGGTGAGTTTACAGCGGTGGAAGAGAACGAAACCGCTGAGGACGCTTCTTCAGAGGTGACCGAGGATGCTCCCGCAGAAGCAGCCGAGAAGAAAGCCCCCGCTAAAAAAGCTGCTGCCAAGAAGCCTGCGGCAAAAAAACCGGCGGCTAAGAAGGCTACGACCAAGAAGTCCAAGACAGAAGATTCTTCTCAGGACACAGCCGAGTAG
- a CDS encoding ATP-dependent helicase encodes MTDIPVLLQGLDEEQRRAAMALRGPLVILAGAGTGKTRTITHRIAYGVASGAYSAQRVMALTFTDRAAGELRVRLRQLGASGVSARTFHSAALSQLSFFWPQVVGGTAPSLLTGKGRNLGQAAEQLHLPVDAESLRDVASEIEWRKVNMLSPAQYERALVTRAKPSGLSQQQLLELMDCYERLKDERRQIDFEDVLMLTLGMFENEPRVALQVREQYRHFVVDEYQDVSPLQHALLSAWVGDRRDLCVVGDASQTIYSFAGASSEYLLQFGVTYPDSTVVRLEQNYRSQAPIVSTANSLMKNQRGALRLRPATEQQQGGAVPTVSVAADDQSEAENVANAIAVQIESGVSARDIAVLFRLNVQSFLLETALARRGISYQVRGAGRFFERTVVKQAVHAIRAAALVAVSEPLFQTVSDVLRSLGWTQEPPTEAGAVRERWDALSALMALVDEAPQNTTLRAFSDDLLERQNTQHEPVLDAVTLATIHTAKGLEWEYVYVPGVSEGLLPISYAETPEAVEEERRLLYVAITRARTGLALSWAKRGARDRSRSPSRFLSDLNLE; translated from the coding sequence ATGACCGATATTCCAGTGTTATTGCAGGGGCTTGATGAAGAGCAGCGCCGTGCCGCGATGGCTTTGCGTGGCCCGCTGGTTATCTTGGCGGGTGCGGGCACGGGTAAGACCCGTACGATTACTCACCGCATCGCCTACGGCGTTGCGAGTGGAGCCTATTCGGCGCAACGTGTGATGGCGCTCACCTTTACCGATCGGGCTGCAGGTGAGCTTCGTGTCCGTCTGCGACAATTGGGTGCCAGCGGGGTGTCCGCACGAACGTTTCACTCGGCGGCCCTCTCCCAGCTCAGTTTTTTTTGGCCCCAGGTCGTCGGCGGGACTGCTCCGAGCCTACTCACGGGTAAGGGGAGAAATCTCGGGCAGGCTGCAGAGCAATTGCACCTTCCGGTTGACGCCGAGTCTTTGCGAGATGTGGCGTCGGAGATTGAGTGGCGCAAGGTTAATATGCTCTCGCCCGCTCAATATGAGCGAGCCCTAGTCACTCGGGCAAAGCCGAGTGGACTGAGCCAACAGCAACTTCTCGAGCTCATGGACTGCTACGAGCGACTCAAGGATGAGCGACGTCAGATCGATTTTGAAGACGTCCTGATGCTTACCCTGGGCATGTTCGAGAACGAACCTCGGGTTGCTTTGCAAGTGAGGGAACAGTACCGTCATTTTGTTGTGGATGAGTATCAGGATGTCTCGCCCCTGCAACACGCTCTGCTCTCGGCTTGGGTAGGTGATCGCCGTGACCTCTGTGTGGTGGGTGATGCGAGTCAAACCATCTACTCGTTTGCAGGTGCGTCAAGTGAATACCTGCTTCAGTTCGGTGTGACCTATCCTGACTCTACCGTGGTTAGGCTCGAGCAAAACTACCGTTCACAGGCTCCTATCGTTTCTACGGCAAACTCTCTGATGAAAAACCAGAGGGGCGCTCTGCGCTTGAGACCCGCAACGGAGCAACAGCAGGGGGGAGCGGTACCCACGGTGAGCGTTGCGGCGGATGACCAATCCGAAGCGGAGAACGTGGCTAATGCGATTGCGGTGCAAATAGAGAGCGGTGTTTCTGCTCGTGATATCGCGGTTTTGTTTCGGCTTAATGTTCAGTCTTTTCTCTTGGAAACCGCCCTCGCACGCAGGGGGATCAGCTATCAGGTTCGGGGTGCTGGGCGGTTTTTTGAGCGGACGGTTGTTAAACAGGCCGTTCACGCTATCAGGGCGGCCGCGCTTGTAGCTGTGAGCGAACCCCTGTTTCAGACGGTTAGTGATGTGCTTCGTTCGCTGGGGTGGACGCAGGAGCCGCCGACTGAAGCGGGGGCAGTGCGTGAGCGCTGGGACGCTCTGAGCGCTCTGATGGCCCTGGTGGATGAGGCACCCCAGAACACCACACTGCGAGCTTTTAGCGATGACCTTCTAGAGCGTCAAAACACGCAGCACGAACCAGTGTTAGACGCTGTAACCCTGGCTACAATCCATACGGCTAAGGGGTTGGAGTGGGAGTACGTTTATGTGCCGGGTGTGAGTGAAGGGTTGCTCCCTATTTCGTATGCGGAAACCCCGGAGGCGGTGGAGGAGGAGCGGCGACTCCTCTACGTTGCTATCACACGAGCCCGCACCGGGCTTGCTCTGTCCTGGGCAAAGCGTGGCGCTCGTGATCGATCTAGGAGCCCGTCACGGTTTTTGAGTGATCTGAATTTAGAATAG
- the nudC gene encoding NAD(+) diphosphatase, whose translation MVKPHHSHPLFSLSQHNRDAATREDPQLLAGAHNHPDARFLVLSRGRVLIVASDMEPPAIKFLSASQLPSEGEDFYLGRVAGARGVRTIPVFVRALDGEDSPGLIFASARDVMKHLSSEHSDLLVQALAVARWHEDYRFSPTTGRVTVTDHGGWMRYDPESGEEFFPRIDPAVIVLVRDSNDRILLGSNVLWEVERYSLLAGFVEAGESLEDAVLREVFEESGIRVVNPRYRASQPWPFPRSLMLGFEATIAPDQDPNDAVPDGKEIAELRWVSRDDVRAIPATIKLPGVSSIARRLIDDWLAEA comes from the coding sequence GTGGTTAAACCTCATCATTCGCATCCTCTTTTTTCGTTATCGCAGCATAATCGTGATGCCGCTACGCGGGAAGACCCGCAGCTGCTGGCGGGCGCCCATAACCATCCTGATGCGCGTTTCTTGGTGCTGTCCCGTGGAAGGGTTCTTATTGTCGCATCCGACATGGAGCCTCCCGCGATTAAGTTTTTGTCGGCATCTCAGCTACCGAGCGAGGGGGAGGACTTCTACCTGGGGCGTGTGGCGGGTGCGAGGGGTGTTCGTACAATACCCGTTTTTGTGAGGGCGCTCGACGGGGAGGATTCACCGGGTCTTATCTTTGCCTCGGCTCGCGACGTCATGAAGCATCTTTCGTCAGAGCACTCTGATCTGTTGGTTCAGGCTTTAGCCGTTGCGCGCTGGCACGAGGACTATAGGTTCTCGCCAACCACTGGACGAGTTACTGTCACGGATCACGGTGGGTGGATGCGTTATGATCCCGAATCGGGTGAAGAATTTTTTCCGCGTATCGATCCGGCCGTGATTGTGCTGGTTCGCGACTCAAATGATCGTATTTTGCTCGGGTCGAATGTGCTCTGGGAGGTAGAACGATACTCGTTACTTGCGGGATTTGTAGAAGCGGGAGAATCGCTTGAAGACGCTGTGCTTCGTGAGGTGTTTGAGGAGTCTGGTATCCGCGTGGTAAACCCGCGATACCGTGCTTCACAGCCCTGGCCGTTTCCTCGTTCCCTCATGCTGGGCTTTGAAGCGACAATTGCCCCCGATCAAGATCCGAATGATGCCGTACCTGATGGAAAAGAGATCGCCGAGCTGCGCTGGGTGAGCCGGGACGATGTGCGTGCGATTCCTGCCACTATTAAGCTGCCGGGTGTTTCATCTATTGCCAGACGGCTGATTGATGATTGGCTTGCAGAAGCATGA
- a CDS encoding phosphotransferase, translated as MVRSHLTLAALATSAVPNLDVTQVREHTYHGEGDYLSAVLSVANGEEVIIRIPTSQTAETQQSADLLGLAALTSGARQSLPFRITEALGQTRAKNTRSIVYTYLPGYKVRENQITDDSTLVPSIAVTTAAIHRLPSKLVLDAGLPVQSSADVHEEISRLLARAEATRLVPTSVLNRWKNVMKDRQLWQFSTTVINGTLSAESLLLNEESEISAVLGWSGLRVSDPALDFCWLTSAPAHTLAAVINRYAQLRDLANPADLLRRIEFYTELEVAKWLLHGKDIHDQEIIDDAVAMFATLVDRITGDHSLDPDTHSMSVTEVQDLLGRVPANVSMRVEPDAEGILDDGELEARAEVEDDFAEEKNNATPQSPAGEHETVPVERLT; from the coding sequence ATGGTTCGCTCACATCTCACTCTAGCCGCGCTTGCGACCTCTGCTGTACCAAACCTTGATGTTACTCAGGTTCGCGAACACACCTACCATGGGGAGGGAGACTACCTTTCCGCCGTTCTCAGTGTCGCAAACGGGGAAGAAGTAATCATCCGAATCCCCACCTCACAGACGGCAGAGACACAGCAGTCTGCCGATCTTCTGGGTCTGGCCGCACTCACCTCGGGTGCCCGCCAAAGCCTCCCCTTCCGCATCACAGAGGCTCTGGGACAGACGCGGGCTAAGAATACCCGTTCCATCGTTTACACATACCTACCCGGTTACAAGGTTCGAGAAAACCAGATCACGGATGACTCCACCCTGGTTCCCTCTATCGCCGTTACCACGGCTGCTATCCACCGACTCCCCAGCAAGCTTGTCCTGGACGCGGGGCTTCCCGTGCAGAGTTCTGCGGACGTCCACGAGGAGATATCCCGCCTTCTTGCCCGTGCAGAAGCAACTAGGCTCGTCCCCACAAGCGTTCTGAATCGCTGGAAAAATGTTATGAAAGACCGCCAGTTGTGGCAGTTCAGCACAACAGTTATCAATGGAACGCTCTCGGCCGAATCGCTACTACTTAACGAAGAGTCAGAGATTTCCGCAGTTCTTGGCTGGTCGGGGCTTCGTGTATCGGATCCCGCCCTCGACTTTTGCTGGCTCACCAGTGCACCGGCACACACGCTAGCCGCAGTTATCAACAGATACGCGCAATTGCGTGACCTCGCAAACCCCGCCGACCTCCTGAGACGCATCGAGTTTTATACAGAGCTAGAAGTGGCCAAGTGGCTGCTTCACGGTAAAGACATCCACGATCAGGAAATCATTGACGACGCAGTGGCAATGTTTGCAACGCTGGTAGACCGTATTACCGGAGACCACTCCCTCGATCCCGATACCCACTCGATGAGTGTTACCGAAGTTCAGGACCTGCTCGGGCGGGTACCCGCAAACGTGTCGATGCGCGTCGAGCCTGACGCCGAGGGAATCCTTGATGACGGAGAGTTGGAGGCTCGGGCCGAGGTTGAGGATGATTTTGCCGAAGAAAAGAACAACGCCACCCCGCAGTCCCCCGCGGGCGAGCACGAGACCGTTCCGGTAGAGCGACTCACATAG
- a CDS encoding ATP-dependent DNA helicase, which produces MTVNAHEIADALGLPRPTPQQVRVIESDPRTPTLVIAGAGSGKTETMANRVLWLVANKLVQPSEVLGLTFTRKAAGELDERITKRLDQLVAHGLASARGDDLLDQPTVSTYNSFASSIVSERSLLVGREPDSTVIDESTAWRLARQTVVASEDTRLVSLDRSVGRITDAVLHLERAMRENLCTAEQILDIATEFERLLDLPISETGSKKTPYASVVTAVGEVSALHPLVALAERYTEEKRRRGFLEFSDQVALALEVCRRSKATVSDYRARHRVILLDEYQDTSVVQTWLLAELFANHGVMAVGDPHQSIYGWRGASSDNLNTFSTQFARGNSRILSLSTSWRNSRAVLDVANHLVTPLTQKSRVPVETLSARPEAPAGLVQTVYPETIEDEATAVARWMADQIARATPQSPVSGAVICRNRSIMSQFSDALTREGVPNRILGLGGLLSSPEVVDIVSMLRTVWFTDANSALIRTLSGPRWRIGVSDLAALHSAARWLVAHDWKLTPLSAEQQRIRRESLAPEDSASLIDALDAVAAATDDKHEMLRGFSREGLRRIREAGEVIATIRSRTSLSIADLVRIVEVELRLDTEVMAVTGHVGATGVDVKEAQKHARRNLDALYDVIANFVATNEDSTLPSFLSWLDHAERQDSFAARPEAPDPNAVQLITAHGAKGLEWDVVAVPRLCEGDFPSPSRSGAGWLRIGQLPDELKGDAASLPSLPWREVHTQKEFNDLLTEYKNQARERQEGEERRLIYVATTRARERLLLSGSFWAEQTRPRSPSRFLTELVQAGLVAEVPESSEYRENPLNSTQASFEWPGDPLGSRRPVVEDASAMVTQLRDSLSAEQLMRLITPDIRNDLILLLEERQRENTRGEGALLPQRITASGFKDFISNPDEIVRRMRRPVPQKPFAQTRLGTQFHEWVEQRYATPRGSAIPLLDDVFSPFIDPEHDIDGEASGAADGSHEGGSITLAQLQATFEASEWGDRQPVEVEREIHIPFAGRTLVCKIDAVYSQNIEGVEHFEIVDWKTGRAPRTEAEIAERQLQLALYRVAYATWKNIELDRVSVALYYVAENTIIRPTSLPSLEQMESIWFAAVSSQNQM; this is translated from the coding sequence ATGACGGTGAACGCCCACGAGATTGCGGATGCTCTGGGCCTGCCCAGGCCCACCCCTCAGCAGGTGCGCGTGATTGAGTCCGATCCTCGTACGCCCACGCTTGTGATTGCCGGTGCCGGAAGCGGTAAAACCGAAACCATGGCCAATCGGGTTTTGTGGCTTGTAGCGAATAAACTGGTGCAGCCGTCAGAGGTTCTGGGCCTCACGTTCACTCGCAAGGCGGCAGGCGAGCTTGACGAGCGCATCACCAAGCGGCTTGATCAGCTTGTTGCCCACGGCCTGGCGTCCGCGCGCGGCGACGACCTCCTCGATCAGCCCACCGTCTCCACCTATAACTCTTTTGCTAGTTCCATTGTGAGCGAGCGCAGTCTTTTGGTGGGGCGTGAGCCAGACTCCACGGTGATTGATGAGTCTACCGCCTGGCGTCTTGCTCGCCAGACTGTTGTCGCAAGTGAGGATACCCGTTTGGTATCGCTCGATCGGAGCGTGGGACGTATTACAGACGCCGTTCTTCACCTGGAAAGAGCGATGCGTGAGAACCTGTGTACTGCAGAGCAAATTCTTGACATTGCAACCGAATTTGAGCGGTTGCTCGACCTCCCCATCAGTGAAACCGGTTCTAAGAAAACCCCCTACGCCTCGGTGGTAACCGCCGTTGGTGAGGTGTCGGCTCTACACCCTCTGGTGGCGCTTGCCGAACGCTATACGGAGGAGAAACGACGGCGCGGTTTCTTGGAGTTTTCCGATCAAGTCGCGCTGGCGCTTGAGGTGTGCCGCCGTTCGAAGGCAACCGTTTCCGACTACCGGGCCAGGCATCGGGTGATTCTGCTTGATGAGTACCAGGATACCTCGGTGGTTCAGACCTGGTTGTTGGCAGAACTCTTTGCAAACCACGGGGTCATGGCGGTGGGAGACCCGCACCAGTCCATTTACGGTTGGAGAGGAGCAAGCTCAGACAACCTCAACACCTTTAGTACCCAGTTTGCGCGCGGGAACTCTCGGATTCTGAGCCTGTCAACTAGCTGGCGGAACTCCCGCGCTGTTCTTGACGTGGCAAATCACCTGGTTACACCGCTCACACAGAAGTCTCGTGTCCCGGTTGAAACTCTCTCCGCGCGACCGGAGGCCCCCGCCGGATTGGTTCAGACGGTGTATCCCGAAACTATCGAGGATGAAGCCACTGCAGTGGCTCGCTGGATGGCGGATCAAATCGCCCGGGCCACCCCGCAATCCCCGGTGTCTGGAGCGGTTATCTGCCGCAACCGCTCCATTATGTCCCAGTTTTCAGATGCACTTACGCGCGAAGGGGTACCCAATCGTATCCTGGGGCTCGGGGGGCTTCTGAGTAGCCCCGAGGTGGTAGATATCGTTTCGATGCTTCGCACTGTGTGGTTTACGGATGCAAACTCCGCCCTGATCAGAACCCTGAGCGGTCCTCGCTGGAGAATTGGTGTGAGCGATCTGGCCGCTCTGCACTCCGCCGCGCGGTGGCTTGTTGCGCACGATTGGAAGCTTACTCCGCTCAGCGCGGAGCAGCAGCGGATCAGGCGGGAGTCACTCGCACCAGAAGACAGCGCATCCCTTATTGATGCGCTTGATGCGGTGGCTGCTGCAACTGATGATAAGCACGAGATGCTTCGTGGTTTTAGCCGGGAAGGGCTTCGTCGGATACGGGAGGCGGGAGAGGTCATCGCCACCATTCGGTCACGAACCTCCCTCAGCATCGCAGACCTGGTGCGCATCGTTGAAGTTGAATTGCGTTTGGACACCGAGGTTATGGCGGTAACCGGTCATGTGGGGGCCACGGGGGTGGATGTTAAGGAAGCGCAGAAGCACGCGCGTCGCAATCTGGATGCCCTCTACGATGTTATTGCCAACTTTGTGGCTACTAATGAAGACAGCACCCTGCCGAGTTTTTTGTCTTGGTTGGATCACGCAGAACGGCAGGACAGCTTTGCGGCCAGACCGGAAGCTCCCGACCCCAACGCGGTGCAACTGATCACTGCTCACGGTGCAAAAGGGCTCGAGTGGGATGTTGTGGCGGTTCCGCGCCTGTGTGAGGGTGACTTTCCCTCTCCCTCACGCTCGGGTGCGGGATGGCTTCGAATTGGCCAGCTTCCCGATGAGCTTAAGGGTGATGCCGCCTCGCTGCCCTCACTTCCCTGGAGGGAAGTGCACACTCAGAAGGAATTTAACGATCTGTTGACAGAGTACAAAAATCAGGCCAGAGAGCGGCAGGAAGGTGAGGAGCGCCGTCTAATCTATGTTGCTACCACCCGGGCGCGGGAGAGGCTGTTGCTCTCCGGTTCCTTCTGGGCGGAACAAACCAGGCCCAGAAGTCCGAGTCGCTTCCTGACGGAGCTTGTGCAGGCTGGGCTGGTCGCAGAGGTGCCGGAATCTTCCGAGTACAGAGAGAACCCGTTGAACAGCACGCAGGCCTCATTTGAGTGGCCGGGGGATCCCCTTGGATCTCGGCGGCCTGTTGTGGAAGATGCTTCTGCGATGGTAACCCAGCTGCGAGATTCACTATCCGCAGAGCAGCTTATGCGACTAATCACCCCCGACATTCGTAACGATTTAATACTGCTGCTTGAGGAACGGCAGCGGGAGAACACCCGGGGAGAAGGTGCGCTGCTTCCCCAGAGAATCACCGCTTCCGGATTTAAGGATTTTATTTCCAATCCCGATGAGATTGTGCGCCGTATGCGTCGCCCCGTTCCTCAAAAGCCTTTTGCGCAGACCCGGTTGGGAACCCAGTTTCACGAGTGGGTTGAACAGAGATACGCCACTCCGCGAGGAAGCGCTATCCCCCTTCTTGATGACGTTTTTTCTCCGTTTATCGATCCAGAACACGATATTGATGGTGAAGCGAGCGGTGCTGCAGACGGTTCCCACGAGGGAGGGTCGATAACGTTAGCTCAGCTTCAGGCCACGTTCGAAGCCTCGGAGTGGGGCGATCGGCAGCCCGTTGAGGTGGAGCGGGAGATACACATTCCCTTTGCGGGTCGCACCCTCGTGTGTAAAATCGACGCGGTCTACTCGCAGAATATAGAGGGGGTGGAGCATTTTGAGATTGTTGATTGGAAAACGGGACGGGCTCCTCGCACCGAAGCGGAAATAGCTGAGCGTCAACTACAGCTTGCGCTCTATCGTGTTGCCTATGCCACATGGAAAAACATCGAGTTGGATCGGGTCAGCGTGGCTCTGTACTATGTTGCAGAGAACACAATTATCCGTCCGACTTCTCTGCCTTCCCTGGAGCAGATGGAGAGCATATGGTTTGCGGCGGTTTCGAGTCAGAACCAGATGTGA